Genomic DNA from Anaerolineae bacterium:
CCCCCAAATTAAAGACCGGCCTGATGCAATCGGCATGTTCTCTCCCCGGGGACGGGTCGCTTTTGAAAACGTTACCTTCAACTACAACGGCCAGGCGCACGATGCTGTGCTGCGAGACATCAGTTTTGTGGCCGAGCCGGGCCAAACTGTGGCCATCCTTGGCGCAACCGGCTCCGGCAAGTCGAGCTTGATCCACCTCATCCCGCGTTTTTACGATGTCGCCGCCGGCCGGGTGACAATTGATGGCGTTGACGTGCGAGCGATCAGCCAGGAGACGCTGCACCGCAATATTGGCGTTGCGCTGCAAGAAGCCATCCTTTTCTCCGGCACCATCCGCGACAACATCCGCTACGGCCGGCCCGAAGCCACCGAAGAGGAGGTGATAGCCGCGGCCAAAGCAGCCCAGGCGCATAATTTTATCACCGAATTCCCCGATGGGTACGATACCCGGCTTGGCCAGCGCGGCGTCAACCTGTCGGGCGGGCAAAAACAGCGCCTGGCCATTGCCCGGGCTTTACTCACCCAACCCGTCGTGTTGATTCTGGACGACAGCACCAGCGCCGTGGACGTGGAAACCGAGGCCAAAATTCAAGACGCGCTGGCCAAGCTGAGGCAGGGACGCACCAATCTGGTTATTGCCCAGCGCATCAGCACGGTTTTAAACGCCGACAAAATCCTGGTCTTGGACGGGGGCACGGTTGTGGCCGAGGGCACGCACCCGGAACTGCTAACCTCCAGCCCCATCTACCGGGAAATCTACGACTCCCAACT
This window encodes:
- a CDS encoding ATP-binding cassette domain-containing protein, yielding PQIKDRPDAIGMFSPRGRVAFENVTFNYNGQAHDAVLRDISFVAEPGQTVAILGATGSGKSSLIHLIPRFYDVAAGRVTIDGVDVRAISQETLHRNIGVALQEAILFSGTIRDNIRYGRPEATEEEVIAAAKAAQAHNFITEFPDGYDTRLGQRGVNLSGGQKQRLAIARALLTQPVVLILDDSTSAVDVETEAKIQDALAKLRQGRTNLVIAQRISTVLNADKILVLDGGTVVAEGTHPELLTSSPIYREIYDSQLGNGGAVHV